The window cctactctactactaaaccatacattttcagcaaaaagtaaatgtatttcttaaattattttatcatataaaggatttaaactatacatgcatttctactatgcagttattatcaggaaaaggtaaaaaaattgcttttaaaagcccaatttttttaagcttggaacgcattatttcgtTTTCTATTagttgtaatgggaaatatcgattcagttttcgaacaaatcgtttaatgaaccgccttctggaatggattgtgttcaagaaccgaggttgtTCTGAAATATCGTCACAACAGAGATGTGTGAAATTGGCAAAGGGTCTCAATTTATAAATGAAATATTAGTTTCAAGTTCATTATTTAACAAGTTGCAATACTTTTAATTGTTGATAGGTGAGTGCTTGtgtgtgtcaatatgtgccctggcaaccagtcctgcctgtgtgtattcgCCTCTGACCCAAAtctgccgggataggctccctaatgaggacaagcgccatAAAAAGATGGCTGGATGTTTGCGATTTGTACAATAATGGCAGCCATCGTTACCACGTTGTTTTCATATTTGCGTGTAGGGATTGCTGTCAATCCTGCGCAAGCTGAAGAGCACACCGGACCAGGAGGTGAGGATACTGCTGCTGGGGCTGGACAACGGCGGGAAGACCACCTTGCTCAAGCAGCTGGCCTCCGAGGACATCAGCCACATCACCCCCACCCAGGTCTCGGACGGCCGCAACCAGCGCGTCGCCAATATTTTCCCCAATGCGAAACTTCACAAAGCCGAACGCTCTCCACCTTCCTCCAGGGCTTCAACATCAAGAGCGTTCAGTCGCAAGGTTTCAAACTCAACGTTTGGGACATCGGCGGACAGCGGAAGATCAGGCCCTACTGGAGGAACTACTTCGAAAACACCGACGTGCTCGTACGCTCGGGATTTCAACGGACACGACGGGGAAGCGCGTCCCGATTCACGTCGTAACgcgtcggttttttttttttttttgcttgtttgcaGATTTATGTCATCGA of the Syngnathoides biaculeatus isolate LvHL_M chromosome 22, ASM1980259v1, whole genome shotgun sequence genome contains:
- the arl3b gene encoding ADP-ribosylation factor-like protein 3, producing the protein MGLLSILRKLKSTPDQEVRILLLGLDNGGKTTLLKQLASEDISHITPTQGFNIKSVQSQGFKLNVWDIGGQRKIRPYWRNYFENTDVLIYVIDSADRKRFEETGQELAELLDEEKLSGVPVLIFANKQDLLTAAPASEIAEGLNLHTIRDRIWQIQSCSALTGEGIQEGMNWVCKSVNSKKK